GCAAGACGACGGCGGACGCGCCCACCGAGGGCCCCGTGCTCGCCGAGGGCCCGTTCGACCTGACGACGGAGCTGAAGTTCGCGCAGGCAGAGGTCGGTGACTCGTTCGTCCTGTGGGTCACCGAGCTGCCGCAGTCAGGCGGCCGCAACCGCCTGGAGCTGGCCGAGATCACCCTGCAGTGACGACCGCGCCGTGCCCACGGCCGAGCCTGCCCACCACGCAGGCCGGCCGTTCGGCGCGCGCCCCACGAGGAACATCGGCGTCGTCCGGCGTGTTACGCAGGCGGTGCAGCGCCGTCGTCGTCCGCCGGCTGCCCTACCCAGAGGAGACATGAGTGACTGAGCAGGCCACGCCCCCCGTCCACGACGTCGTGATCGTCGGATCCGGCCCCGCCGGCTACACCGCTGCGGTGTACGCCGCCCGCGCGGGCCTCGCACCCGTGGTGATCGCCGGGTCCGTGACCGCGGGTGGCGCGCTCATGAACACCACCGAGGTCGAGAACTTCCCCGGCTTCCCTGAGGCCGTCATGGGGCCCGACCTCATGGACAAGATGCGGGAGCAGGCCGAGAAGTTCGGCGCCACGGTGGTCTGGGACGACGCCGAGCGGGTCTCCCTCAGCGGCGACGTCAAGGAGATCGTCACCGGTGGCGGCGAGACGTACCTCGCCCGCGCCGTCATCCTCGCGACCGGCTCCGCCTACCGCGAGCTGGGCCTCGAGGACGAGAAGCGGCTGTCGGGGCGCGGGGTGTCCTGGTGCGCCACCTGCGACGGGTTCTTCTTCCGCGACCAGCACATCGCCGTCGTCGGCGGCGGCGACTCGGCCATGGAGGAGGCGACCTTCCTCACGCGGTTCGCGTCCAAGGTCACCGTCGTCCACCGCCGCGACGCGCTGCGCGCCTCGAAGATCATGGCCGAGCGTGCGCTCGCCAACCCGAAGATCGACTTCGCCTGGAACAGCGCGGTCGAGGCCATCAGCGGCGACGCGCAGGTCAGCGGCGTGGTGCTCCGCGACACCGTCACTGGCGAGGTGCGGCCGCTCGACGTCACCGGCCTGTTCGTCGCCATCGGGCACGAACCGCGCACCGAGCTCGTCAAGGGCCAGGTCGACCTGGACGACGAGGGCTACATCCTCGTCGAGGGCCGTTCCACGCGCACCAACCTGCCGGGCGTGTTCGCGTGCGGCGACGCCGTCGACCACACGTACCGCCAGGCCATCACCGCCGCCGGCTCGGGCTGTTCCGCCGCCCTGGACGCCCAGGCGTACCTCACCACGCTCGACGACGCCCTGGTCGGCGCCGTCGCCGCAACCGAAGGAGTGAACCGATGACTGTTGCCGTCACCGACGACACGTTCAAGGCCGAGGTGCTCGAGGCCGACCTGCCCGTCCTCGTGGACTTCTGGGCCGAATGGTGCGGCCCGTGCCGCATGGTCGCACCCATCCTCGAGGAGATCTCCGAGGAGTACGCCGGCCGCCTCAAGGTCACCAAGCTCGACACCGACGCCAACCCGGCCACGACGATGGCGTACGGCGTCGTGTCCATCCCGACGCTCAACGTCTACCAGGGCGGGGAGCTCGTGAAGTCGATCGTGGGCGCCCGCCCCAAGAAGGCCCTCCTCGCCGAGATTGAACCCCTCCTCAGCTAACCCCTCCCCGGTGGTTGAGCCTGTCGAAACCACCCCACAGCGTGACCCAGCCCTCAGTGGTTGAGCCCGCCTCCGGTGGTTGAGCCTGTCGAAACCACCCCACCATCCCGACCCGGCCGGTGACCTGAACACCCAGGTCACCGGCCGTCGTCGTCCCCGAACACCCCCACCACCACCCATCACAACACACTCACAACGACAACCAGCGCCACCCACCCCGCCACGTTGTGAATGGTCTGCACCGCGTGTACCCTGGCGCGATGGCCCGCAAGCTCCCGGTTGACCTCGTCACCCGCCTCCTCGAGGACGGGCTCGGCCCGCGCGCGATCGTGGACCACCTGCGGGAGCACGTGGGCATCGAGGTCTCCCCCCAGGCGATCTCGACGTTCCGGAAGCGGCACACGGACGTGCCGGCCCAGCACTCGACGCGCCGCGTCATCCCCTGGGACGTGCGTCCGGAGCACCGGTCCAACGGCTACCGCCGGGCCATCCTCGCGTTTCACCGGCGGGCCCAGGGCCGCACCCTCACCGGCGAGGAGCGCCGGAACCTCGACCACGTCGAACGCACCTTGCGTGAGAGCGGTCAGGTGATCACCTATCAGCAGGACGAGGGCTGGACCCTCGTCCCCGCCCGACCCGGGATCGACACCGGGATCATCCGAGAGCCGGAGGCCGCGATGACCGAGCAGGCCGTGCACGGGACGCCCTTGCACCCCACCACCCCCCAGCACCTCGGGGGTGCCGCGGCCGCCGCCGCGGGCGTGGCTGCGGGTGCCGGCGCGGCCCAGGCGTCGGGCTCCGGTGAGGGGACGCGGCTCGACCCGTGGTTCGGTGCCTACGCGCAGCGCGCGCACGGCATGCGCGCCTCGGAGATCCGTGCCCTGTTCTCCGTGGCGAACCGCCCCGAGGTCGTCTCCCTGGCCGGGGGCATGCCGTTCATCCAGGGCCTTCCCCTCGACGTGATCGGTGAGGCGATGCAACGCCTCATCACGACGAAGGGCGCGACGGCGCTCCAGTACGGCTCCGGCCAGGGCGACGTCGAGCTGCGCGAGCGCATCCTCGAGGTCTGTGCGCTGGAGGGCATCACCGACGCCCACCCCGACGACGTCGTCGTGACCACCGGGTCGCAGCAGGCGCTCGATCTGGTGACCCGCATCTTCGTGGACCCGGGCGACGTCATCCTCGCCGAGGCCCCCTCGTACGTGGGTGCGCTCGGCGTGTTCCGGTCCTACGAGGCCCAGGTCGAGCACGTCCCCATGGATGCCTTCGGCCTGATCCCCGAGGCGCTCGAACGTGCGCTCCTCGACGCGCGGACCGCCGGCAAGCGGGTCAAGTTCCTCTACACGATCCCGAACTACCACAACCCGGCCGGTGTCACGCTGACCCTGGAGCGCCGCCACCAGGTCCTCGAGGTCTGCCAGCGCTTCGGCGTGCTCATCGTGGAGGACAACCCGTACGGTCTGCTCGGCTTCGACCGGGAACCGCTCCCGGCGATGCGGGCCTTCGACGACGAGGGCGTCCTGTACCTGGGGTCCTTCTCGAAGACGTTCGCGCCGGGATACCGGGTGGGCTGGGTCATCGCGCCGCACGCGGTGCGCGAGAAGCTCGTCCTGGCGAGCGAGTCCTCGATCCTCTCCCCCTCGAACGCGTCGCAGATGGCGATCACCACCTACCTCGACACCTGCGACTGGAAGGGCCAGATCAAGTCGTACCGGGAGCTCTACCGCGAGCGTCGCGACGCCATGATCGGTGCGCTCTCGGAGCACCTTCCGTCGGCCACGTGGAACGTTCCCGACGGCGGGTTCTACGTGTGGGTCCGACTGCCCGAGGGTCTCGATGCGCGCTCCATGCTCCCCCGGGCGGTCACCGAGCGGGTCGCGTACGTGCCGGGCACCGCCTTCTTCTACGACGGTCAGGGCTCCGACCACATGCGGCTGTCGTTCTGCTACCCGACGCCGGAGCGCATTCGTGAGGGCGTGCGTCGCCTCGCCTCGGTCGTCAACGCTGAGGCCGACCTGGTGCAGCTCTTCGGCACCCGTGCCGAGCTCGACGACGACCCTCGCGATGCCGAGCACCCGGCCCCCAACCTCGCCTGACCAGGCATGACACAGCACTCACCCCCGACAGAGCAGGTGCAGCGCATGACCCAGTCCCCCACCGCCATCGCGGGCTCTTCCTCCCAGCGCGACATCGTCGCGCCAGGGCTCGGTGCGGCTCGTGCCGCTGACCATCCGGTCGATGGCTCTGCCCTGCGCGTCGTGGTGCTCGCGGGCGGGCTCTCCCACGAGCGGGACGTCTCGCTGCGTTCCGGGCGTCGGGTCGCCGAGGCCCTCCGTTCCGTCGGCGTCGACGTCGCGGTGCACGATGTCGACGCACAGCTCTTGCGCTATCTCGACGAGCATCGACCGGACGTCGTCTGGCCGCTGCTCCACGGAGCGGGTGGTGAGGACGGCTCGCTGCGCGACGTCCTGGAGCTGGCCGGGGTGCCGTACGTCGGAACCGGGCCCCGGGCCAGCCGCCTTGCCTGGGACAAGCCGATCGCCAAGGAGCGCCTCCAGACCGCAGGGCTCGCGACACCCGAGTGGCTGACCCTCCCGCAGGAGCTGTTCCGGGATCTCGGCGCGCAGGGCGTGCTCTCCATCGTGGCCGAGCGGTTCGGCCTGCCCGTCGTCGTCAAGCCGACCCGAGGGGGGTCAGCGCTCGGTGTCACACGCGTGACCAGCAAGGACGGCCTCGCTCGCGCGATGGTCGACTGCTTCGCGTATGGGGACAGCGCCCTGATCGAGCGTGCCGTCGACGGTGTCGAGATCGCCGTCTCGGTGATCGACGGTATGGACGGCCCGGTCGCCCTCCCGGCCGTGGAGATCATCGTGGACGGGCCGTACGACTTCGACGCCCGTTACAACCCGGGTCGCGTCGAGTACTTCGCTCCGGCGCGACTCTCCCCCGACCAGGCCGCGCACGTCGCGGGCGTTGCCGTGGCAGCCCACCAGGCGCTCGATCTGCGGCACCTCTCGCGCACCGATCTCATCCTGCAGACCGACGGAACGGCCCAGGTCCTCGAGGTGAACGTGGCCCCCGGCATGACGGAGACCTCGCTCCTCCCCCAGGCCGCCGTCGCCGCCGGACACGACCTCGGAACCCTGTACCGACAAGTAGTCGAGCACGCGGCACTGCGAACGGCACCCTGACCCACCCCGGTTTCACGTGAAACATGCCCCCGGTGATCGAGCCCATCGAAACCACCAAGAGGCCCCTGTTTCACGTGAAACCTGCACCCGGTGGTTGAGCCTGTCGAAACCACCCCACCCGCCCAACCCCGCAAACAACGCTCCCACACCTGGTGGTTGAGCCTGTCGAAACCACACCACCCAGCAACGACCAACGACCGACGCTCCCGCACCCGGTGGTTGAGCCCGTCGAAACCACCCCACCACAGCAACGACCGACGACCAACGCGCCCGCACCCGGTGGTTGAGCCCGTCGAAACCACCCCACCACGGCACCCGCACACGAACGAGGCTCCTGTTTCACGTGAAACAGGAGCCTCGCTATCCAGCAGCAGCCTCAGCGGCAGCACCGACCGCTACTGCTTGAGAATGCCCGGGTCCTGCGGTGCCATGACCGCGAGGATGCGGTTCAAGTCCTCCACCGAGGCGAACTCGACGGTCATGCGACCCTTCGACTTACCGACCTGCACCTTGACCCGCGTCTCGAACAGATCCGAGAGCCGACCGGCCAGCTCATCGACCGCCACGCTGCGCTGGCCAGCCCGGGGAGTACGGCGCTTCGCCTCCTCGCCGCCCGACGTCACCAGGGCCACGATCTCTTCCGTCGCCCGGACGGACAGCCCTTCGGACACGATGCGCTGAGCCAGCCGTTCGATCTCGGCGCCGTCGGACAGGCTGAGCAGGGCCCTTGCGTGACCGGCAGACAGGATGCCCGCAGCCACGCGACGCTGCACGAGCGGCGGCAACTTGAGCAGACGGAGCGTGTTGGAGATCTGCGGTCGGCTCCGCGCGATGCGCGTCGCGAGCTCCTCGTGCGTGCAACCGAAGTCATCGAGGAGCTGCCGGTAGGCCGCGGCCTCCTCGAGCGGGTTGAGCTGTGCGCGGTGCAGGTTCTCCAGGAGCGCGTCACGGAGCATGTCCGAGTCGTCGGTCTCGCGAATGATGGCCGGGACCGTCGCCAGCCCGGCGAGCTGTGTCGCACGCCAGCGCCGCTCACCCATGATGAGCTCGTACTGACCGTCACCCGACCTGTCTGGCCGGACCACGATCGGCTGCAGAACGCCGATCTCCTTGATGGAGTCGACGAGCTCGTCCAGTTCCGACTCGTCGAACACGGTGCGCGGCTGCCACGTGTTGGGCCGGATGGCGTCGACGGGAAGCTCCGCGAACGAGGCACCCGGCACTGGCAACAGGTCATCAGCCGCCATCAGCTCGTTGTTCGCGGGCTCCTTCACCTGCGTCAACGCGGCGGGCGCGCCCGTCGCCGTTTCACGTGAAACACCATCGATCCTGGAGAACGCCGCGTTGATGACCGCGTCAGTCGCTCCCCTGCTCGCGAGGGCGTCGTGCGGAACCCGCACCGAGGCGATGGGTGTCACGGTGGCCAGCGACTCGCCCACTGCGGCGATGGATCCGGTCACCACACTGACGTCCGTCGGGTCACTGCTCGACGACTCGTCATCCACAACCACTGTCTCGGCGGTCAGGCCGGCGCTCGCTCCGCCAGTTCCGGCAGATGCGGTGGCGTCTGCCGTGGCGATCGCATCAGCGCCGGACGTCGAGTCGGTCCGACCGCTGAGGTCCGGCCGAGCCGCAGCCACCGCGAGAGCGGCACCGCCCAGCATCGCCGTTCCACCGTTCGCATCGGCCGACGTCACCGCGTCGTCGCTCTGCTCTCCGACGGGCCGTGCTGTGCCGTTCGTCCGGATCGCGAGTCGCCCGCTCGACATCGCAGCGTCCCACGACATCGATCGTCCGGAGCCCGCCGATGCTTTGCCGTCCGACGCCGTCAACGCCGAGTCCGAGCCGTCGGCCTTCGGGCGCTGGCTCTGCTCCGCGCGGTCACCCGACGGGAAGAACACGTCGACGGGGCGGTCGCCTTCCGGTCCTGATGGAATGAGGGCGCCTAGACCCCGTCCGAGCCCTCGCTTCTTCTGAGCACTCATGCCCACTCCCTCGTCTTGCCCGTCGGGTTTCTCAACGTCTTCTGTCTCAGCAGCGGGTCTCGCCTCACCCGGACCAGCCTCGGTCCGGCATCCTGGAAGCGCCGCCTTGCCGTGTCATACATGTGAGGCTACGCGCGTTCCCGCAGGTCAGCGCGCTGAGCGTGGCGGTCCGCGACCTCCCGTGCGGCCTCCAGGTACGCCAATGCGCCTGTCGAGCTGGGGTCGTAGGTCATGACCGTCTGGCCATGACTCGGCGCCTCCGAGATGCGGACGGAGCGCGGCACCGTGGTGCGGAGAGTCTGCTCGGGGAAATGCGTACGCACCTCTTCGGCGACCTGTTGGGCCAGGTTCGTCCGCCCGTCGTACATCGTGAGCAGGATCGTGGAGACGGTCAGCTCCGGGTTCAGGTGCGCGCGAATGAGCTCGATCGTCTTGAGAAGCTGGCTCAGGCCTTCGAGCGCGTAGTACTCGCACTGGATGGGGATCAGCACCTCGCGTCCCACGACGAACGCGTTGACCGTCAGGAGACCGAGGCTCGGCGGGCAGTCGACCAGCACGTAGTCGATGCGCTCCTCGCCGTTCTCGATCCGCTCCTCCAGGTAGCGGTCCAGCGCTCGGCGGAGCCGTGTTTCACGTGAAACCAGCGACACGAGCTCGATCTCCGCGCCGGAGAGATCGATCGTGGCCGGCACCGCCCACAGCCCCGGGACGTCCGGGCATGCCTGCACAGCGGAGGAGAGCGGCGCTCCCTCGACCAGGACTTCGTAGATCGACTGGGTTCCCGCCCGGTGTTCGATCCCCAGCGCGGTGGACGCGTTGCCCTGCGGGTCGTTGTCGATCACCAGGACGTTCAGCCCAGCCTGCGCGAGCCCGGCGGCGAGGTTGACCGTGGTCGTCGTCTTGCCGACGCCACCCTTCTGATTCGCCACCGTGAGGATGCGGGTCTGCTCGGGCCGGGGGAACTTCCGGCCGTGGAGGTCGATCCGTCGCCGCGCATCAACGGCGAGCTGCGCCGCGAGCGGCGTGTCATCGTCGTCGTCGGTCTGCGGGATCGAGTCGATCAGTGCGGCTCGCTGGGTCTCCCGCCCGGGAAGGATCGGACTCGTACCGGCGGACGGCTCCAAGGAAGGGGCAGGGAACTCGGCAACCGTGGTGGCGACCGACGAGTCCAGACCACCGGATGCCGATGAGGCCGCATCGCTGGAGACCACATCGTCGCCAGACTCGGTAGAGACACCGGAGCTTTCCGTCATCGGCATCGACGGCGTCGTGAGAGTGCCGAGAGGCTGCGTCACGGTCACTGGTGTGCTGGCGATCGGGGCAACCCAGCCAGTTTCGGAGAGCACCGTCCGCTCAGCCACAGCCTCGCTGCTCTCGCCGTTCACTCCAGCACTGGGTGTCGACCCCACCGTCAGTTCCGGTGCGACACCCGTCGCCACTGGCGCCGACTCGCGCGATGGCGCCGGACTCGAGGTCACGCGATTCCATGGCCACCTACGCTCCTCGGATCCCATGCTCTCCCGACCTTCTCCTCGACGACGTCTCTGGTTGCGGGGTTCGAACGAGCACGTCAGGGGCGCATCACCGAGCCGCGCCGCAACCTCGCGCACAGCCTACGGCCTCGCACCGACGCACGGCGGACGCCCACTCCGCTGTGGACGGAGTCCTGACGCGCCGTGGTTTCACGTGAAACGGATCAGTCGATGTTTCACGTGAAACACGACTGCGCAGACGCTGCCCACCACCACACGGCGAAGGGCCCTCCGCACAAGACGGAGGACCCTTCGTGGAGCAGAGCGCGAGGCGACTGTGGGCGATCAGCCCCGGCGCAGTCGCAGGATCGTCGTCGGCTCCACACCCTCGACGGTCGTCCCCAGCAGGATCTCCGGCTCGCCCGCCTTGAAGCTGCGCAGCACCTTGCGGGCCGGCTCGATCTCCTGTGCAACGTTCCTGCCCTTGAGCACGACCATCTCGCCACCACGCCGCAGCAGAGGCAGGCTCATCCGCGCCAGCTTCGCGAGGTTCGCCACGGCCCGGGAGGTCACGACGTCGGCCTCGAACGCCCCGTGGTACTCCTCAGCACGCCCTCGCCGCACGTCGACATTCGTCAGGCCGAACCGTTCGACGACCTCGTCGAGCCACGTGGTGCGACGCTCCATCGGCTCGACCAGCACGACGTCCAGGTTCAGCCGCATCATCGCCACGACGATGCCGGGGAGTCCGGCTCCCGAACCGATGTCGACGAGAGTCCCGGTCTCGGGCAGATAGGGCACCACGGCCGCCGAGTTCAGCAGGTGGCGCTCCCACAGCCGGGAAACCTCGCGCGGCCCGATCAGCCCACGCAGCTCGCCCTGCTCTCGCAGCAGCTCACCGAATCCGGCCACATCGTCGTACGCCTCCCCGAGATGCTCGCGAACGACCGCGCTCTCGCCCAGCGTGCGATCCGCCGAGTCCTCCAACGAGTCGGAGAGCGCAGCATCAGCGTGGACGACGTCGTCGTCACGCACAGCGTCATCTGACACCTGGGCTCCGTCGTCAGCGCTCACTGCGGCCTCCTCCCGCCGGTTCGTTTCACGTGAAACGTGCGTCACTCGGCAGGAGCGACGGGAGCCGCCGGCTGCACGACGACGTAGCGCTGGGGTTCCACCCCGCGGGAGTCGCTGAGGAGGCCGGCCGCGGCGACGACGTCGTGCACGACCTTGCGCTCGAACGCGTTGAGCGGATCCAGCTCGACCTCGGCACCCGACTCCTTGACCTGCTCGACGGCCTTCTCGGCGATCGCGGTCAGCTCGGTGCGACGCTGTGCACGGAAGCCGGCGACGTCGAGCATGAGGCGGCTCCGCTCCCCGGTGCGCGCCTGCACGGCGAGGCGGGTCAGGTCCTGAAGTGCCTCGAGCACCTCCCCCTCCTTGCCGACAAGGTGAGAGAGCGAGCCCTGCTCCTCGGCGACGATCTCGACAGCCGCGCGCCCGTGGCGCACGTCGATGTCGATATCACCGTCCAGGTCGGCGATGTCGAGGAGCTCCTCGAGGTAGTCAGCGGCGACCTCGCCCTCCTCCTCGAGCTGGGAGGTGCGGGGGTTCACGTCCTGCGGGGTCGTGTTCGACATGTCCCGGTCAGCCCTTCTTCTTGCGGTTCTTGCGCTGCGGCTGCACGCGCTGGCCCGTCGGCTTCGGCGGCTCGATGACCGTGGTCTCCTCGGGGACGATGCCCTTTGCTGCGGCCTTGCGGGCCTGGCGCTCCTTGAGCGTGCGCTCGGCCTCGGAGCCCGGCGCCGGCATGCGCTTGATCGTGTAGAACTGCTGGCCCATCGACCAGATGTTCGTCACGGTCCAGTAGATGAGCACACCCACCGGGAAGTTCACGCCCGAAACCGCGAAGATCAGGGGCAGCACGTACAGCATCATCTTCTGCGTGCTGGCCATGGGGCCCTCGAGGGCCGCCTTGGGCATGTTCTTCATCGTCAGCTGGCGCTGCGTGAGGAAGGTCGTTGCCGACATGAGGATGATCAGGACGATGACGACGATGCGGGCCGCCGTGTCATCCGTCTGCAGGAAGACCTCGGAGAGCTTCGCCCCGAAGAGGCTCGACGCCTCGAAGTCGCTCGCGACCGCCTGGTCGATCGGACCGATCGGACCGATCTCACCGTTGGCGATCTGCTGAAGATTGCTGAGCACCCGGAAGAGGGCGAAGAAGATCGGTGACTGCAAGAGGATCGGCAGGCACGACGCGAACGGGTTGGTGCCGTGCTTCTTGTAGAGCTCCATCGTCTCGCGCGTCATCGCCTCGCGGGACGCCGGATCCGACTTGCCCTTGTACTTCTTCTGCACCGCCTGCAGCTCGGGCTGGATGATCTGCATGCCTCGCGACGCCTTGATCTGCTTCACGAAGAGCGGGATCATCGCCGCGCGCATGATCAATGTGAGCGCGACGATCGCCAGCACCCAGGCGAACCCGGGGCCGTCGCCGAAGCCGAGCCGCGCGAAGACCCAGTGGGCCCCGTACATGACCCAGGCCACCACCCACATGATGGGTTGAAGAATCGTGTCGAAAACAGCCATATCGGTCGTGCCTCCTGGAGGAAAGTCTGTGGACCCGGAGGCGCGAGGCCGGGATGGTCAGTGCTGGTGCGCGTGCGTCGACGCTGCACCGTGGGCGCCAGCGGCGGCCGCTGCGTCGTCCGCACCCCGACGGGTACGGCCTGAGCGCGGCCTGGCAGGCGGGACGTCGTCCACGCCGCCGAGACTCCACGGGTTGCAGCGCAGGATGCGCCAGAGCGCCAGCCCCATCCCCCGCAGCGCGCCGTGCGTGCGGATGGCCACGACGGCGTAGTGGGAGCAGGACGGGTAGTACTTGCAGGTCGGCCCGGTCATCGGGGATACGACGACCTGGTAGACGCGGATCATCCCGACCAGAACGGTGGTGGGGAGGTCGCGGAGTATCTCGACGCGCACGCGGGTCTGGCCGCGGCCTCTAGGACCTTCGATCCTCATGCGGGCCTCGCCGCGGCGGCACGTTGGACCGCCTTGTCGAGGCCGGCCTGCACGTCGCGGCTCAGCTCGGCGAACGTCGCCGTCGACGCCGCCGGCAACGCGCGCACGACGGCGCGCGAGTGCTCGGGAAACACCGCAAGGCCGGAGGTAGCGACCAGCGGGCGCACGATCTCACGGAGACGGCGCTTCACGAGGTTTCGCTGCACGGAGTTACCCACGGCCTTGGAGACGACAAAACCGACCTGTGGTGCCGCATCCCCCTCGTTGTCCACAAGGAGGTGCACCACCACGGTCGTTCGCCCTGCACGCGTGCCCCGACGCACCGTCCGCCCGAACTCGGCGGGACGACGCAGACGGTGCGTCGAGGGAA
The Xylanimonas cellulosilytica DSM 15894 DNA segment above includes these coding regions:
- the trxB gene encoding thioredoxin-disulfide reductase; amino-acid sequence: MTEQATPPVHDVVIVGSGPAGYTAAVYAARAGLAPVVIAGSVTAGGALMNTTEVENFPGFPEAVMGPDLMDKMREQAEKFGATVVWDDAERVSLSGDVKEIVTGGGETYLARAVILATGSAYRELGLEDEKRLSGRGVSWCATCDGFFFRDQHIAVVGGGDSAMEEATFLTRFASKVTVVHRRDALRASKIMAERALANPKIDFAWNSAVEAISGDAQVSGVVLRDTVTGEVRPLDVTGLFVAIGHEPRTELVKGQVDLDDEGYILVEGRSTRTNLPGVFACGDAVDHTYRQAITAAGSGCSAALDAQAYLTTLDDALVGAVAATEGVNR
- the trxA gene encoding thioredoxin, producing the protein MTVAVTDDTFKAEVLEADLPVLVDFWAEWCGPCRMVAPILEEISEEYAGRLKVTKLDTDANPATTMAYGVVSIPTLNVYQGGELVKSIVGARPKKALLAEIEPLLS
- a CDS encoding PLP-dependent aminotransferase family protein, which produces MRASEIRALFSVANRPEVVSLAGGMPFIQGLPLDVIGEAMQRLITTKGATALQYGSGQGDVELRERILEVCALEGITDAHPDDVVVTTGSQQALDLVTRIFVDPGDVILAEAPSYVGALGVFRSYEAQVEHVPMDAFGLIPEALERALLDARTAGKRVKFLYTIPNYHNPAGVTLTLERRHQVLEVCQRFGVLIVEDNPYGLLGFDREPLPAMRAFDDEGVLYLGSFSKTFAPGYRVGWVIAPHAVREKLVLASESSILSPSNASQMAITTYLDTCDWKGQIKSYRELYRERRDAMIGALSEHLPSATWNVPDGGFYVWVRLPEGLDARSMLPRAVTERVAYVPGTAFFYDGQGSDHMRLSFCYPTPERIREGVRRLASVVNAEADLVQLFGTRAELDDDPRDAEHPAPNLA
- a CDS encoding D-alanine--D-alanine ligase family protein; this encodes MTQSPTAIAGSSSQRDIVAPGLGAARAADHPVDGSALRVVVLAGGLSHERDVSLRSGRRVAEALRSVGVDVAVHDVDAQLLRYLDEHRPDVVWPLLHGAGGEDGSLRDVLELAGVPYVGTGPRASRLAWDKPIAKERLQTAGLATPEWLTLPQELFRDLGAQGVLSIVAERFGLPVVVKPTRGGSALGVTRVTSKDGLARAMVDCFAYGDSALIERAVDGVEIAVSVIDGMDGPVALPAVEIIVDGPYDFDARYNPGRVEYFAPARLSPDQAAHVAGVAVAAHQALDLRHLSRTDLILQTDGTAQVLEVNVAPGMTETSLLPQAAVAAGHDLGTLYRQVVEHAALRTAP
- a CDS encoding ParB/RepB/Spo0J family partition protein, whose amino-acid sequence is MSAQKKRGLGRGLGALIPSGPEGDRPVDVFFPSGDRAEQSQRPKADGSDSALTASDGKASAGSGRSMSWDAAMSSGRLAIRTNGTARPVGEQSDDAVTSADANGGTAMLGGAALAVAAARPDLSGRTDSTSGADAIATADATASAGTGGASAGLTAETVVVDDESSSSDPTDVSVVTGSIAAVGESLATVTPIASVRVPHDALASRGATDAVINAAFSRIDGVSRETATGAPAALTQVKEPANNELMAADDLLPVPGASFAELPVDAIRPNTWQPRTVFDESELDELVDSIKEIGVLQPIVVRPDRSGDGQYELIMGERRWRATQLAGLATVPAIIRETDDSDMLRDALLENLHRAQLNPLEEAAAYRQLLDDFGCTHEELATRIARSRPQISNTLRLLKLPPLVQRRVAAGILSAGHARALLSLSDGAEIERLAQRIVSEGLSVRATEEIVALVTSGGEEAKRRTPRAGQRSVAVDELAGRLSDLFETRVKVQVGKSKGRMTVEFASVEDLNRILAVMAPQDPGILKQ
- a CDS encoding ParA family protein, which codes for MTESSGVSTESGDDVVSSDAASSASGGLDSSVATTVAEFPAPSLEPSAGTSPILPGRETQRAALIDSIPQTDDDDDTPLAAQLAVDARRRIDLHGRKFPRPEQTRILTVANQKGGVGKTTTTVNLAAGLAQAGLNVLVIDNDPQGNASTALGIEHRAGTQSIYEVLVEGAPLSSAVQACPDVPGLWAVPATIDLSGAEIELVSLVSRETRLRRALDRYLEERIENGEERIDYVLVDCPPSLGLLTVNAFVVGREVLIPIQCEYYALEGLSQLLKTIELIRAHLNPELTVSTILLTMYDGRTNLAQQVAEEVRTHFPEQTLRTTVPRSVRISEAPSHGQTVMTYDPSSTGALAYLEAAREVADRHAQRADLRERA
- the rsmG gene encoding 16S rRNA (guanine(527)-N(7))-methyltransferase RsmG produces the protein MSDDAVRDDDVVHADAALSDSLEDSADRTLGESAVVREHLGEAYDDVAGFGELLREQGELRGLIGPREVSRLWERHLLNSAAVVPYLPETGTLVDIGSGAGLPGIVVAMMRLNLDVVLVEPMERRTTWLDEVVERFGLTNVDVRRGRAEEYHGAFEADVVTSRAVANLAKLARMSLPLLRRGGEMVVLKGRNVAQEIEPARKVLRSFKAGEPEILLGTTVEGVEPTTILRLRRG
- a CDS encoding protein jag translates to MSNTTPQDVNPRTSQLEEEGEVAADYLEELLDIADLDGDIDIDVRHGRAAVEIVAEEQGSLSHLVGKEGEVLEALQDLTRLAVQARTGERSRLMLDVAGFRAQRRTELTAIAEKAVEQVKESGAEVELDPLNAFERKVVHDVVAAAGLLSDSRGVEPQRYVVVQPAAPVAPAE
- the yidC gene encoding membrane protein insertase YidC, with product MAVFDTILQPIMWVVAWVMYGAHWVFARLGFGDGPGFAWVLAIVALTLIMRAAMIPLFVKQIKASRGMQIIQPELQAVQKKYKGKSDPASREAMTRETMELYKKHGTNPFASCLPILLQSPIFFALFRVLSNLQQIANGEIGPIGPIDQAVASDFEASSLFGAKLSEVFLQTDDTAARIVVIVLIILMSATTFLTQRQLTMKNMPKAALEGPMASTQKMMLYVLPLIFAVSGVNFPVGVLIYWTVTNIWSMGQQFYTIKRMPAPGSEAERTLKERQARKAAAKGIVPEETTVIEPPKPTGQRVQPQRKNRKKKG
- the yidD gene encoding membrane protein insertion efficiency factor YidD encodes the protein MRIEGPRGRGQTRVRVEILRDLPTTVLVGMIRVYQVVVSPMTGPTCKYYPSCSHYAVVAIRTHGALRGMGLALWRILRCNPWSLGGVDDVPPARPRSGRTRRGADDAAAAAGAHGAASTHAHQH
- the rnpA gene encoding ribonuclease P protein component, producing the protein MLPSTHRLRRPAEFGRTVRRGTRAGRTTVVVHLLVDNEGDAAPQVGFVVSKAVGNSVQRNLVKRRLREIVRPLVATSGLAVFPEHSRAVVRALPAASTATFAELSRDVQAGLDKAVQRAAAARPA